The Streptomonospora litoralis genome window below encodes:
- a CDS encoding ABC transporter permease encodes MLASVWAQIRTYPARLVAILIAITLGVAFLAATAVFASTSSAGLRATAAAPLTQADVVVQPGPDAQEDPDWYRPIEDGSTVSAVAPMYARTVQLVTSEQRATTNVYSVADAPGLRWFDLARGRWPSAPDEVLADTGTLEDAGLSVGSRAEVVVSGQPRTVRVVGAADVGFRPLTGVQYRFYASTDFFTGSAPSNALVEVADRASIDEAVAQLESALPGGYSVNSAERQAELAAERFAGGSQQLEYILLAFALISLLAAAMVIGNTFTILMAQRRRDTALLRLIGAEQTQVRRLVLTEAALVGSVGSLLGVALGVGAGYLGASLMSLTGGGLRVDPVALIGAFLVGVAATMCAAWLPARRAASIPPIEAMATAATADPGRSRIGLLAGVAVVVLGGGTMAFGAVSGSLPLALAGGFLSAVALLFVLKPVLARLFPLIERLLRGWGGTAELAGANLRRNAGRAATTTLTLVLGTALIVALFVAAQTGQATVDNDLRNRYPVDVSARASDGAVSERIVEQVSGIDGLVRVEPIETARFSSPALGEITVAGVAPGMRAAVDVEPLGAAGGGPVMLVSQDTLTEAGLAGGDSVSVSAGGETQRFTVRASNLASVSGAGIPVVRSEILAGLATDTRRHMVWGIAAEDADRNALGTAMSRVAAADADLVIAGSVSERRDIAEVLDILLNLAVAMLLITVVIAVIGVVNTLGLSVLERQRESALLRALGLTRRRLGATLAIEAVVISLVGALTGLALGLPYGLVGVDAVVGAQAPLVVEIPWARFGIVVAVAVVAGVAASLVPARQIAKTAPAEGLSRA; translated from the coding sequence ATGCTCGCCTCCGTCTGGGCGCAGATCCGCACCTACCCCGCCCGCCTCGTCGCCATCCTCATCGCCATCACGCTGGGCGTGGCCTTCCTGGCCGCCACCGCCGTGTTCGCCTCCACCTCCTCCGCGGGTCTACGGGCGACCGCGGCGGCGCCGCTGACGCAGGCCGACGTCGTCGTGCAACCGGGCCCCGACGCGCAGGAGGACCCCGACTGGTACCGACCGATCGAGGACGGTTCCACGGTGTCCGCCGTGGCGCCGATGTACGCACGTACCGTGCAGCTGGTGACGTCGGAGCAGCGAGCGACCACCAACGTGTACAGCGTCGCCGACGCCCCCGGGCTGCGGTGGTTCGACCTCGCCCGAGGACGCTGGCCGTCCGCGCCCGACGAAGTCCTCGCCGATACGGGGACCCTGGAGGATGCGGGGTTGTCGGTCGGTTCCCGGGCCGAGGTCGTCGTTTCCGGACAACCGCGGACGGTGCGCGTCGTCGGCGCCGCCGATGTGGGCTTCCGGCCGTTGACCGGTGTGCAGTACCGGTTCTACGCCTCCACGGACTTCTTCACGGGCTCCGCGCCCTCCAACGCCCTTGTCGAGGTCGCCGACCGCGCCTCGATCGACGAGGCGGTCGCGCAACTGGAGTCGGCTCTGCCCGGCGGCTATTCGGTGAACTCCGCCGAGCGGCAGGCCGAGCTGGCCGCCGAACGGTTCGCCGGCGGCTCCCAGCAGCTGGAATACATACTCCTCGCCTTCGCGCTGATCTCCCTGCTGGCGGCCGCGATGGTCATCGGGAACACCTTCACCATCCTGATGGCGCAGCGCCGCCGCGATACCGCACTACTCCGCCTCATCGGGGCCGAGCAGACGCAGGTGCGCCGGCTGGTGCTCACCGAGGCCGCCCTGGTGGGGTCGGTCGGCTCGCTGCTCGGCGTGGCACTCGGTGTGGGCGCGGGCTACCTGGGCGCTTCGCTGATGTCACTCACGGGCGGCGGTCTGCGCGTCGATCCGGTGGCCCTGATTGGCGCGTTCCTGGTGGGAGTGGCGGCCACCATGTGCGCGGCATGGCTGCCCGCACGGCGAGCCGCATCGATCCCGCCCATCGAAGCGATGGCAACCGCCGCGACAGCCGATCCGGGCCGATCGCGGATCGGGCTGCTCGCCGGCGTGGCCGTCGTCGTGCTCGGCGGGGGCACCATGGCGTTCGGCGCCGTGTCGGGGTCGCTGCCGCTCGCGCTGGCCGGCGGCTTCCTTTCCGCGGTCGCACTGCTGTTCGTCCTGAAACCGGTGCTCGCCCGACTGTTCCCGCTCATCGAACGACTGCTGCGCGGCTGGGGCGGTACCGCCGAGTTGGCGGGCGCCAACCTGCGCCGCAACGCCGGGCGGGCGGCGACGACCACGCTCACCCTGGTCCTGGGCACGGCGCTGATCGTCGCGCTCTTCGTCGCCGCGCAGACCGGCCAGGCCACGGTCGACAACGACCTGCGCAACCGCTATCCGGTGGACGTCAGCGCCCGCGCCTCCGACGGCGCGGTATCGGAGAGGATCGTCGAGCAGGTCTCGGGGATCGACGGGCTCGTCCGCGTCGAACCGATCGAGACTGCCCGGTTCTCCTCGCCGGCTCTCGGGGAGATCACCGTGGCGGGTGTCGCGCCGGGCATGCGCGCCGCGGTGGACGTCGAGCCGCTGGGCGCAGCCGGCGGCGGGCCGGTGATGCTGGTTTCCCAGGACACCCTCACCGAGGCGGGCCTGGCGGGCGGCGACAGCGTGTCGGTGTCCGCGGGCGGTGAAACACAGCGGTTCACGGTGCGCGCCTCCAACCTCGCGAGCGTCTCGGGGGCCGGTATCCCGGTCGTGCGCAGTGAGATCCTGGCCGGCCTGGCAACCGACACCCGGCGGCACATGGTCTGGGGCATCGCGGCCGAGGACGCCGACCGCAACGCGTTGGGAACGGCCATGAGCCGCGTGGCCGCGGCGGATGCCGACCTCGTCATCGCCGGCTCGGTGAGCGAGCGCCGCGACATCGCGGAAGTGCTGGACATACTGCTCAACCTGGCGGTGGCGATGCTGCTCATCACCGTGGTGATCGCCGTGATCGGTGTGGTCAACACGCTGGGGCTGTCCGTGCTGGAGCGGCAGCGGGAATCGGCGCTACTGCGAGCTTTGGGACTGACCCGCCGGCGACTGGGCGCGACGCTGGCGATCGAGGCGGTGGTGATCTCCCTGGTGGGGGCGTTGACCGGTCTCGCGCTCGGCCTGCCCTACGGGCTCGTCGGCGTCGACGCGGTCGTCGGTGCGCAGGCCCCCCTCGTGGTGGAGATCCCCTGGGCCCGGTTCGGGATCGTCGTGGCGGTGGCGGTGGTCGCCGGTGTGGCCGCGAGCCTGGTACCGGCCCGGCAGATCGCGAAGACCGCTCCCGCCGAAGGGTTGAGCCGCGCGTGA